A segment of the Penaeus monodon isolate SGIC_2016 unplaced genomic scaffold, NSTDA_Pmon_1 PmonScaffold_19095, whole genome shotgun sequence genome:
atatatatatatatatatatatatatatatatatatatatatattatatatatatatattatatatatatatatatatatatatatatatatataatataatatatatatatatatatatatatatatatatatatatatatatatatatatatataatatatatatatatatatattttatattatatatatatatatatatatatattccagacagacagacatatgttaGAGTTGCAAGTAACACAAGCAGAGCTTAATTTGGACTAACCTGCTTTTACAGATATAAACATCTCAAGTGACCTCAGTGACTTGAGCATGAGTCATAAGACTTTTCGTTTGTGAAATACGGACGTTGTTGAAAATACGAACTACTGAATTCTGTTTTTTACATGACCGAGATGTcaaactaataataaacaatcacTTATAAGAGAAAACAAAGGGTATTTCTATGCTGTTTTATTGCATTTGATTTATAGATTTTGAGGAAGTAGATCTGCATTGGAACATCTGTTCGTCTACTTTCGACTTAGACTGTTTTCtgaattttgtctgtttttcgtttattatttgctgatctattattatcactcttggGATAACTGCTAATGCTATCGTCATTTCTATTGCTATCGTCATTTACAGAGCGATATTGTCAACAGAATACTGCCCACCATAATTCCGGTCTTGTCTTCCCAGTGACCTCTTCTTCCGCTCCGGCGAGAGTGACCTGAGCTCCCATGGGGTTAAAACACTGACCGGAGATGTCAATTCTCCAACTCCTTTCGCCTCTTCCCGAATGTTCTCTCGACCCAGCGCTCCTTCGGGTGACCTTCCGAAGGCGTCGCGGCCCAGGACGGCGAGAAGCAAGGCGAGGAGGGCGTGCGTGTCCATGCGTGGCGCGACCTGGAATGACACGACGGACACAGAATTTGATTATTTAGGAGGGGAAGGATGTTCTAGTCTTCGCGCATACGAACGGAAATGTGGAAAAGCTAGCAGCAAGGATTCATATGTACCGATTCATATGAGCAGTAATGTGAactcaatatacaatatatatatatatatatatatatatatatatatatatatatatatatatataagagagagagagagagagagagagagagagagagagagagatacagagataaggatatatatatgcatatgtgtgtgtgtgtgtgtgtgtgtgtgtgtgtgtgtgtgtgtgtctgtgtatacacgcacacacacacacacaaacacgcgcgcgcacgcaggcacacacacacacaaaatcgcgcgcgcacacacacacacacacacacacacacacacacacacacacacacacacacacacacacacacacacacacacacacacgcacacacacacacacacatatatatatatatatatatatatatatatatatatatatatatatatatatatatatgtatatatatattatatatatattatatatatatatatatatatatatatgcatatacacacatatacacatacgcacacacacacacttatgtatatataactatatctctgtatctatctatctatctatctatctgtctatctatctacctatctatctatctatctgtctacctatctagcatccacagacgcacgcacgcatacaatcAGAAGCACACGATCACAGACCTGCACAATCAGaaacaatcacacgcacacacttacacatgaaAATATGTGTGCATTATAAGCATACCGTGCccatataaaagagataaataacaaatatatatttagagagataaaaaaaaaggtagacaaacatgcatatataggcagacagagtgtgtgtgtgtttgtgtgtgtgtgtgtgtgtgtgtgtgtgtgtgtgtgtgtgtgtatacatacatacatatatatatgtatatatatatatatatatatatatatatatatatatatatatatatacatatatatatatatgtatatatatattcacatatacttgtgcgtgtgtgtgtgaataaatatatataaatatctatacacatctatatctatatatatgtatgcatatataaataaatacaaacatatatataccgtatatatatgtatatgtatataattatacacacacacacacttatatatatatatatatatatatatatatatacattttatatatatgcatatttatatatacaatatatatatatatatatatatatatatatatatatatatatatatatatatatatatatgtttgtgtatgttagttgctgcgtgtatatatgcaaaatgggaaaagcGACTCACTGCTTGCTCACTGCCTAGGATGAAACTGTGTCTCTCACCTCCTGACCTGCCATGGGGGACTCCGAATACTTTCACTTTCCAGAGGAGATGCATTCGACAGTATATCGAAAAGTATATATCCTAAATCCATTAAGTCGAGTTATATATCTATCCAATACTTTTAGTAGTATAATAACGTATAATGATATGTCAATAAAGCAAGATTACAAACGAGTGACTCGCCACTGTCGACTCGTATTCAAAACAAATGCATGCATTAACGTGTTTCGAATGCAGGAATCGAAAATAGTATTTGTCACATTGGCAATCTATTTTTGGAGGTAAGGTAAGAGGAAAGTAATACATAATACACTTTATCCTGTTTTATTTACAATCATTGTAACTGCGTGATTATTACTGATTGCTCATACGTTTTTTCCGAATTTTATTTCATCCCTATTAACAacgatgatactaatagtaataaatagattaataattaaCGTAAACAAGTTCTAGGAAGGGAACTCGGGCCTTGAATTGTACTGATAATGATGCCATGCTTTCCAATGACCTAAAACAGTAAGAATATGCGTCATCGTACagctcattgtgtgtgtgtgtatgacctaACGCAGTAAAAATATGCGTCATCGAACAACtcactatctgtgtgtgtgtgtttgtctgtgtgtgggtgtgtgtgtgtatctgtgtgtgtgtgtgtgtatctatgtgtgtgtgtgtgtgtgtttgtatacacatatacatatatatacatatacattttatatgggtTGTTCCGAGTCGCCATCTTGGAacactttaaaatatatgaattcatgggcttaatgatacatatatctacacaccacacacacaattctctttccgtctgtgtttctctctctctctctctctctctctctctctatatatatatatatatatatatatatatatatatatatatatatatataatactatatgtatagatacataaatatacagataggtatAGCTATAGATAGGATTTTTTAGtattaacaaaaaagtaaaacgaaaaaaatgcataatatgtaatcctgtgtgtgtgtgtgtgtgtgtgtgtgtgtgtgtttgcatgcacgtgtgtgtgtttctgcatgtatatatatatatatatatatatatatatatatatatatatatatatatatatatatatatatgtgtgtgtgtgtgtgtgtgtgtgtacttccgtGTGCATatttggtacacacacacacacacacaaacacaaacacacaaacaaacacacacacacacaaacaaacacacacacacacacacacaaacacacacaaacacacacactaacacacacacatacatacacacaaagacacacacacacacacacacacacacacacacatatataaatatatatacatatatgtacatatatatacatatatatacatatatatacttacatacatagacatatatatatacatataaaaacacatatatatacatacatatatatacatatatacatacatatatacatatatatacatatatatatacatacatatacatgtatatatacatatatatacatatatatatacatatatatcctatatatacatatatatatatatatacataaacacatgtgtatgtttgtgtgtgtgtatatatatacggtaatGAACTGCGCGGAGCTGTTCCCTACAGTACATTGTGAGACGAGCTGCTGGTATTTAAACTGGCCACTGTGAGGGTGAATGTTGGACGGggacaacatattgtatatatcgtacacacacacggacgcacacatacacacacacacgcacgcacacacacacacacatatatataaataaattatatatatataaatatatatatatacatatatatatatatacatatatatacacacatgcacaatcaaATACACTTGGATGGTGTTATTTCATGGTGCTGATGTGACAGAAACCCATAGATGCATATGTTATTACAGTAGATTCTAatgtgaaaaatattaatatatcgaCTTTTATTATAACAATCACTCTCATCAGAATTTTTGTgtagtgctattatcattaatttcttttaatcattataatcatcaactgCGATATCACCATTACCCTCACTATAATCACAATATTAAACATTACCCAATCACACTTATCAACAGCATAGTGAATGGGTATATACACTTTGGATTTGCCGTAACTGCTTGCTAGGCTCTTGTCACAAGATCACATGAAGACAAGTATCTGCTTTTAATTTACAGCTCGACCCCTTGCCTACTGATtcagacacacagacgcacttTAAATCACCTTTAAATCCACCTTTTTACACTTAAACTGTAGACTGTGTAGAGAAACGCCATGACACTATTTTTAGCACTTTGTACTCGTAAGGGTAAAGAAATGCTGTTATCTCAGATTTCATTATATCGCTTCACCCATGCAAACACGTTTCTGTCGGATGTGTTTTTATGAAAAAGGCCATGTCCTTACGTGTAAAAAATGTCACATTTCCATGGGTCTTTTACAGAGCATAACTAAATTACACAAGACAAAATAACGCGTGCAACCAGGAGAACTCACACCTGAAATGTGTTTTTGAGAAAATAGTGGCAGTCGCTCCACAAGACCTTTCCCAGCAAGGGTCGAACACTTTctcttatgcacacacaccccacacacacattatttaattatcatttttattgtcgtcatttttataattttttactttttatccttgtcattattattctatgatgatgatatgataataatgactatgatgataataaaaatcattataatgataaagataaaaatgaaaaaaacattattattattaaaattattacactTCTACCACTGCTATAACTACAAGTGCTTTTActgtcttattatttttctttaccatctccttatcatcatcactatcatcttcatcattaaaatttttcttatttgatCTGACTGATGAAAGGGGGAGCTGGTTCTGACTGGTATAAAAACAACAGACAAAGGCGTTAGGGTCCCTAATCCAAAGTCTACAGTAACCCTGGGATAATCATTGACTAAATGAACACAACAAAACAGCAGAACTAAGTATGTTTTACATATGACGAGTGAACTTGAGATCAGGTCTGACCACGGCGAATCATCAGATATCTCACATTTAATCaaggaatataatgataataatatttatgcttaCACCTTTAAAAGAGTGACGACACATGAAAGAATTAGTAAGGAAAACATCTTACTCATAAAACAGCTGATTTTTGTGAGAACGTAAACGAACCACTCCCGCCTGTCGGACTTGACACTGACTCAACAAGAACCTTCCTTCAAAACAACAAgtttatagaaaataaaacagaccTGCTGATCGGATTGTTCTTCGATCAACAGTCGGGATAAAACGAAATGCAAAAAGGTAGCTGTCGggacaacaaacccccccccccagcatcacAGCCCACCCGACCTCCCATCCCATACCCTAAAGAATCCTCCTACAAACTTTCCCATTTGCATCTCCTTCACCAACAGAATGTCTTATAAATCTACCTCTACACTCTCCCTGCCTGTTGTACCAGTGATCAGcgacccttccaccccccctccccttaccccaccACCTCCGAACGAGCAGCCTTACGCCCTTACTGATTCGCTAGCCACCTCAAATAACGAAACAACTCGAGGTCCTTCAACAATCCACCGGCCGAAAAAAACCAAAGTATCTACAAAAGAAACACCCAAACGAActatgaaataagagaaaaaaatgtcaaaagaCAATATGCATGCACATGggcgttattattttttcatctgggCACAGACAAGCAATTTAGCCCATGTGTTCATGGTAACAAAACATAAGGTTTtgatcaccactattattacacTGCCGATTtgatatttctgtttgtttttttcactattatattTTACCCCCGTTCGTTTT
Coding sequences within it:
- the LOC119569839 gene encoding uncharacterized protein LOC119569839; this translates as MAGQEVAPRMDTHALLALLLAVLGRDAFGRSPEGALGRENIREEAKGVGELTSPVSVLTPWELRSLSPERKKRSLGRQDRNYGGQYSVDNIAL